Genomic DNA from Hymenobacter jejuensis:
TCTTCGTCGTAGTTCATCTCCGAGGAATATACGCCCGAAATGGCGCGAATTGTGGCTTGGTGACGGGTGTATACTTTCTCCAGCGCGTCGGAAATTTCCCCCAGCGTGGCACGCACGCGGGCAGCTTGCACGGCTAGTTCCAGTAGATTGCTGTTGCCGGAGCGGGCGGCTTCGGTCAGGGCGTCGAGGGCTTGCTGCACGGCTTCGGAGTTGCGCTCCGCCTTGATTTGGTTGAGGCGCGCAATCTGCGATTCGCGCACGGCGGCGTTGTCGATGCTGAGTACATCGATTTTCTGCTCCTCGCTGGGGCGGTATTTGTTTACACCCACAATGATTTCCTTGCCCGAGTCGATGCGCGCCTGCTTGCGGGCCGCGGCTTCCTCGATGCGCATTTTGGGCAATCCGGTTTCGATGGCTTTGGCCATGCCGCCGAGCGCTTCCACCTCCTGAATCAGTGCCCATGCCTTGTCGGCGAGCTGGTGGGTGAGGCTTTCGACGTAGTACGAGCCACCCCACGGATCGACGACGCGCGTGATATCGGTTTCATGCTGAAGGTAGAGCTGAGTGTTGCGGGCGATGCGCGCCGAGAAGTCGGTGGGCAGGGCCATGGCTTCATCCAGCGCGTTGGTATGCAGGCTCTGGGTGCCGCCCAGCGCCGCTGCCAGCGCCTCGATGCAGGTGCGGGCCACGTTGTTGAAGGGGTCCTGCTCGGTGAGCGAGTAACCCGACGTCTGGCAATGGGTGCGCAGCGCCAACGACTTGGGCTTCTGGGGGTTAAACTGCTTCATGAGCTTGGCCCACAACAGGCGTCCGGCGCGCATTTTGGCAATCTCCATGAAGTGGTTCATGCCAATGGCCCAGAAGAAGGAGAGGCGCGGCGCAAACTGATCGACATCCATGCCCACGGCTAAGCCAGCGCGTACGTATTCGAGGCCATCGGCCAAGGTGTAAGCCAGCTCCAGATCGGCGGTAGCGCCGGCTTCCTGCATGTGGTAGCCGCTGATGCTGATGGAGTTGAAGCGCGGCATGTGCTTGGCCGTGTAAGCAAAAATATCGGCGATGATGCGCATGCTCGGCTCAGGCGGGTAGATGTAGGTGTTGCGCACCATGAACTCTTTCAGGATGTCGTTCTGAATGGTGCCCGCCAGCTTTTCCGGCGTTACGCCCTGCTCTTCGGCCGCCACAATATAAAAGGCCATAATGGGCAGCACCGCCCCGTTCATGGTCATCGATACCGACATCTGATCCAGCGGAATCTGGTCGAAGAGGATTTTCATATCCTCCACGGTATCAATGGCTACGCCGGCCTTGCCCACGTCGCCCACCACGCGCGGGTGGTCGGAGTCGTAACCGCGGTGCGTGGCCAAGTCAAACGCCACCGACAAGCCTTTTTGCCCGCCCGCGAGGTTGCGCCGATAGAAGGCATTCGACTCTTCCGCCGTTGAAAAGCCCGCGTATTGCCGAATTGTCCAGGGGTTCTGCACGTACATCGTGGCATAGGGCCCGCGCAGATACGGCGCCACGCCCGCCCCAAAACCCAAGTGGTCGAGGCCGGCCACATCGGCGGCCGTGTAGTAGCTTTTTAGCGGAATCTGCTCAGCAGTAGCGGCTTCGGTGGCTTCGGCAGGGGCCGGGGGCAGGGGCGAGGCGTTATAGGCAATGCGGGAAAAGTCGGGCTTCATGGCGGTGGATTGTGAGCTTTATTGTTATTTATAAATTATTGATAATCAACTACTTATGATAATTTCTTTGGTGATTATTAGCAGTGAATAATTTTTGAAGACCGTTTAGCGGCCCTGCAAACGGGCGAGCACGTCTTCGGTGCTGTAGCCTTGCACCGTAAATTCTTCAAACCCAAACAGGGCGATGGCTTCCTGCATGGTGGCCATGTCGGCGGTAAGCAGGTGCGGCGGAATAAAATCGTGGTCTTCCTTCGAGACGTGGCACACGACGCGGGCAAACAGGCCAAACTGATCGGGCGTCGCGTACATCAGCGTCGCAGCTTCGGGTGAGGAAAACAACACTGACAGCTTGCCATCTGGCGTGCGAGCGTCCAGCGCGGCCCGTTCCTCGGCTGGCAACAGCCGCAGAAACGACTCCAGAATCATCTGGTTGGTGTGCGGGCCCAGCAGCACGACTGCCGCCCGCTTATGCTTTTTTTCGCGGCGCTGAAAATGCAGGGCTGTTGCCAAGCGTAAGACTTCGGTAGGGTACGCGGCCCGGGTGGCGTCGAACTCGCGGCTGCGCAACAGCTTTTTGGGGTTGTAATCGAAGGTTTCGTTGGGGTCCTGAAAGCGGTTGGTCCCGACCACTACCTTTTCGCCGGTGGCAATATCTTTAAACTGCTGCTGCGCGACCACCAGCAGCTCTTGCATCATCAGGCCCAGCGCGCTCGGCATTCCGCCTTGCGCTTCGATGCGTTGGAACAAAGCCCACGCTTCCTGCGCCAACTGATCGGTAAGGGTTTCTAAATAATAAGAGCCCGCCGCCGGATCGGTAACCAGATCAAGGTGCGATTCTTCGCGCAGAATGACCGACAGGTTACGGGCCAAACGGTCGGAGAAATCATTGGGCTCGTGAAACAGCTTGTCGAAAGGCGCCACGCTTACGGCATCGGCGCCGCCCAGCACGGCAGCCATGGTTTCGGTCGTGACGCGCAGCAGGTTGGTGTACGGGTCGAGTGTCGTCTGGGACCAAGTAGCGGAACTGGCAAAGATGCGCAGCTGGCCAGCGGCTTCCACGGGCAGCCCGTAGGCGCAAAGTAGTGTGGCCCAGAGCTTTCGAAAGGCCCGCAGCTTCGCGATTTCCAGAAAATAGCTGGGGTTGACGGCTACATTTACTTGCATGGCCGCTGCTACCTCAGCCACGGAGAGCGCGCCGGTCGGTAGGCTGCTTAGGTAAGCCGAAGCCGCCGCCAATGCAAAGGCTATCTGCTGCGTAGCCGTGCCGCCCCGGTTGCCGAAAAACGCGCCGTTTAGCGCCAGGCTGCGAAACTCGGGCATGTCGTGGGTGAGGGAAATGGCTTCCCGCAGCTCCGCCAGCTGATGGTGCAGGTCGGGCGCATGGTTGGTGACGGGGTCGCAGCGCAAAAAGCCGCGCAACACCGTGGCACCGGTAGCCAGCAGGCGTTTCACAAAAGCCCCCGGTGCCGTACGGATGGTATAGCCTACGTAAGCAGTGTCCAGTGGCAGGCGCTCGTGCAGGTATGTTAGGTCGAAGGCCGTGGCGTCCGTCAGCTCGAAATGGGCGCCGTCGG
This window encodes:
- a CDS encoding methylmalonyl-CoA mutase family protein, which gives rise to MADTPPTVPVSFSEFEPVTTAAWQERIRRDLKGADPAELEWRLPDGLIVQPFYHREALEALGTSPLPQIRTGAAGNAWLNVPTHFVGASDTGRAFIDRAAEAIANGADGAHFELTDATAFDLTYLHERLPLDTAYVGYTIRTAPGAFVKRLLATGATVLRGFLRCDPVTNHAPDLHHQLAELREAISLTHDMPEFRSLALNGAFFGNRGGTATQQIAFALAAASAYLSSLPTGALSVAEVAAAMQVNVAVNPSYFLEIAKLRAFRKLWATLLCAYGLPVEAAGQLRIFASSATWSQTTLDPYTNLLRVTTETMAAVLGGADAVSVAPFDKLFHEPNDFSDRLARNLSVILREESHLDLVTDPAAGSYYLETLTDQLAQEAWALFQRIEAQGGMPSALGLMMQELLVVAQQQFKDIATGEKVVVGTNRFQDPNETFDYNPKKLLRSREFDATRAAYPTEVLRLATALHFQRREKKHKRAAVVLLGPHTNQMILESFLRLLPAEERAALDARTPDGKLSVLFSSPEAATLMYATPDQFGLFARVVCHVSKEDHDFIPPHLLTADMATMQEAIALFGFEEFTVQGYSTEDVLARLQGR
- the scpA gene encoding methylmalonyl-CoA mutase → MKPDFSRIAYNASPLPPAPAEATEAATAEQIPLKSYYTAADVAGLDHLGFGAGVAPYLRGPYATMYVQNPWTIRQYAGFSTAEESNAFYRRNLAGGQKGLSVAFDLATHRGYDSDHPRVVGDVGKAGVAIDTVEDMKILFDQIPLDQMSVSMTMNGAVLPIMAFYIVAAEEQGVTPEKLAGTIQNDILKEFMVRNTYIYPPEPSMRIIADIFAYTAKHMPRFNSISISGYHMQEAGATADLELAYTLADGLEYVRAGLAVGMDVDQFAPRLSFFWAIGMNHFMEIAKMRAGRLLWAKLMKQFNPQKPKSLALRTHCQTSGYSLTEQDPFNNVARTCIEALAAALGGTQSLHTNALDEAMALPTDFSARIARNTQLYLQHETDITRVVDPWGGSYYVESLTHQLADKAWALIQEVEALGGMAKAIETGLPKMRIEEAAARKQARIDSGKEIIVGVNKYRPSEEQKIDVLSIDNAAVRESQIARLNQIKAERNSEAVQQALDALTEAARSGNSNLLELAVQAARVRATLGEISDALEKVYTRHQATIRAISGVYSSEMNYDEEFARTKQMTDDFAAREGRRPRIMVAKMGQDGHDRGSKVIATSFADVGFDVDIAPLFQTPDEVARQAAENDVHVVGVSSLAAGHKTLIPQLIEELKKLDRADILVIAGGVIPAQDYQFLYDAGVAGVYGPGTVIAVAAQEILKKLTEQQEA